Proteins encoded together in one Epinephelus lanceolatus isolate andai-2023 chromosome 4, ASM4190304v1, whole genome shotgun sequence window:
- the LOC117259886 gene encoding extracellular calcium-sensing receptor-like, which yields MHAYMHSVKHNYTTMPEPLRCTGSIISSELRSSRAMIFAIEEINNSTELLPGIKLGYQIYDTCASVPVAVHVAFQVSSSLDTVFYTRDNCSHSGMVMGVVGESGSTPSISISRIIGSFNIAQVSHFATCACLSDKQQYPTFFRTIPSDQFQADALAKLVKHFGWTWIGAVRSDSDYGNNGMASFLDAAHKEGICVEYSESFYRTHPRSRIQRVADVIRRSTAMVVVAFTAPGDLKILLEELSLKPSPPRQWIGSEAWVTDQDMLRFSFCAGAIGFAIEKSVIPGLRDFLLDLSPSKVAASPVLTEFWEDTFNCRLRKSAATDKSVCDGTEDIQMIQTPYTDTSQLRITNMVYKAVYAIAHAIHNAVCQETNFTTQCDKFTKTEPKEVLTQLKKVSFSQNGYDVSFDANGDPVAKYELVNWQKSESGSIELVTVGHYDASLPAGQEFSINRKLTWVEGGTQVPVSVCTDSCPPGTRKVLQKGKPICCYDCKPCPEGEISNVTDSPDCFPCPKEFWPNAVRDTCLPKPVEFLSFSEVLGIILAAFSVGGACLTVITTAVFYHHRKSPIVRANNSELSFLLLFSLTLCFLCPLTFIGPPSEWSCMLRHTAFGITFVLCMSCVLGKTIVVLMAFKATLPGSNVMKWFGPPQQRMTVVFFTFIQVLICTIWLVLSPPFPMKNLTTYKKRIILECALGSAIGFWAVLGYIGLLAVFCFVLAVLARKLPDNFNEAKLITFSMLIFCAVWITFIPAYVSSPGKFTVAVEIFAILASSFGLILCIFAPKCFIILFKPEKNTKKHLMKNNQS from the exons ATGCATGCCTACATGCATTCAGTGAAGcacaactacaccaccatgcCTGAGCCACTAAGGTGCACAGGAAG CATCATCTCCAGTGAACTGCGCTCCTCACGTGCAATGATTTTTGCCATCGAGGAGATTAACAACAGCACAGAGCTGCTTCCTGGCATCAAGCTCGGTTATCAGATCTATGACACGTGCGCCTCAGTGCCTGTGGCTGTGCATGTGGCATTCCAGGTTTCAAGCAGCCTGGACACAGTGTTTTACACCCGTGACAATTGCTCACACTCTGGTATGGTGATGGGTGTCGTTGGTGAGTCTGGGTCCACGCCATCCATCAGCATCTCCCGCATCATTGGGTCCTTTAACATTGCTCAA GTGAGCCACTTTGCCACTTGTGCATGTCTGTCAGATAAGCAGCAGTACCCAACTTTCTTCAGAACAATCCCTAGTGACCAGTTTCAGGCTGACGCTCTGGCCAAGTTGGTAAAACACTTTGGCTGGACTTGGATAGGTGCTGTCAGGTCAGATTCAGACTATGGCAATAATGGCATGGCGTCTTTCCTGGACGCAGCACACAAAGAGGGAATCTGTGTGGAATACTCTGAATCTTTCTATCGGACCCACCCACGCAGCAGGATCCAGAGAGTGGCTGATGTTATCCGCAG GTCGACAGCTATGGTTGTTGTGGCATTTACAGCCCCTGGAGACCTGAAGATTCTGCTGGAGGAGCTGTCACTCAAGCCTTCTCCACCTCGCCAGTGGATAGGCAGTGAGGCCTGGGTAACCGACCAAGACATGCTGAGGTTCAGCTTCTGTGCTGGAGCCATTGGATTTGCCATTGAGAAATCTGTCATCCCAGGTCTGAGAGACTTCCTGCTGGATCTCTCTCCCTCTAAAGTTGCTGCCTCTCCGGTGCTTACTGAGTTCTGGGAGGATACATTCAACTGCAGGCTGAGAAAAA GTGCAGCCACAGATAAAAGTGTATGTGATGGAACTGAAGACATACAGATGATCCAGACCCCGTACACTGACACATCTCAGCTCCGAATCACTAACATGGTGTACAAGGCTGTTTATGCAATAGCTCATGCCATTCATAATGCAGTGTGTCAGGAAACTAATTTTACAACTCAGTGTGACAAATTCACCAAGACAGAGCCCAAAGAG GTTCTCACGCAGCTGAAGAAAGTCAGTTTTTCTCAAAATGGTTATGATGTATCATTTGATGCCAACGGGGATCCTGTGGCCAAATACGAGCTGGTTAACTGGCAAAAAAGTGAGAGTGGCAGCATTGAGTTGGTGACAGTAGGACACTATGATGCATCACTGCCAGCGGGCCAGGAGTTCAGTATCAACAGGAAGCTCACCTGGGTGGAAGGTGGCACACAA GTGCCTGTGTCAGTGTGCACTGACAGCTGTCCTCCAGGAACTCGTAAAGTGCTGCAGAAAGGAAAACCCATCTGCTGTTACGATTGTAAACCCTGTCCTGAAGGAGAGATAAGCAATGTTACAG ATTCCCCTGATTGTTTCCCTTGCCCCAAGGAGTTCTGGCCTAATGCAGTGAGAGACACTTGTCTCCCCAAGCCTGTAGAGTTTCTTTCCTTCAGCGAGGTCCTAGGAATCATCCTGGCTGCATTCTCAGTTGGTGGCGCCTGTCTTACCGTTATAACAACAGCTGTATTCTATCATCACAGGAAATCCCCCATTGTCAGGGCCAACAACTCTGAGCTGagcttcctgctgctcttctctctGACTCTATGTTTCTTATGTCCATTAACCTTCATTGGACCACCCTCTGAGTGGTCCTGCATGCTGCGCCACACAGCATTTGGGATCACCTTTGTCCTCTGTATGTCTTGTGTTCTTGGAAAAACAATTGTAGTGTTAATGGCCTTCAAAGCTACACTCCCAGGCAGTAATGTgatgaaatggtttggtcctCCACAGCAAAGAATGACTGTGGTATTCTTCACATTCATTCAAGTTTTAATATGTACAATATGGTTGGTTCTTAGTCCCCCTTTTCCAATGAAAAACCTCACCACATATAAGAAGAGAATTATTCTGGAGTGTGCATTAGGCTCAGCTATAGGGTTCTGGGCTGTGCTTGGATACATAGGCCTACTGGCTGTCTTTTGCTTTGTGTTAGCTGTCCTAGCCCGGAAACTACCTGATAATTTCAATGAAGCTAAGCTTATCACCTTCAGCATGTTGATATTCTGTGCAGTCTGGATCACCTTTATCCCAGCATATGTCAGCTCTCCTGGGAAATTTACTGTGGCTGTGGAGATATTTGCTATTCTGGCCTCCAGTTTTGGACTAATACTGTGTATATTTGCTCCAAAGTGTTTCATCATATTGTTTAAGCCAGAAAAGAACACCAAGAAACATTTGATGAAAAACAATCAGTCATAA
- the LOC117259522 gene encoding extracellular calcium-sensing receptor-like, translating into MDGDYVIGGVFSMHAYMHTVKHNYTTMPEPLRCTGSIFSRELRFARAMIFAIEEINNSTELLPGIKLGYQIYDSCASVPVAVHVAFQVSSSLDTVFYPRDNCSHSGMVMGVVAESGSTPSISISRIIGSFNIPQVSHFATCACLSDKQQYPTFSRTIPSDQFQADALAKLVKHFGWTWIGAVRSDSDYGNNGMVSFLDAAHKEGICVEYSESFYRTHPRSRIQRVADVIRRSTAMVVVAFTASGDLKILLEELSLKPSPPRQWIGSESWVTDPDMQRFSFCAGAIGFAIEKSVIPGLRDFLLDLSPSKVAASPVLTEFWEDTFNCRLGKSAATDKSVCDGNDDIQTIQSPYTDTSQLRITNMVYKAVYAIAHAIHNAVCQETNFTTQCDKFTKTEPKEVLTQLKKVNFSQNGYDVSFDANGDPVAKYELVNWQKSESGSIESVTVGHYDASLPAGREFSINRKLTWVEGGTQVPVSVCTDSCPPGTRKVLQKGKPICCYDCKPCPEGEISNVTDSPDCFPCPKEFWPNAVRDTCLPKPVEFLSFSEVLGIILAAFSVGGACLTVITTTVFYHHRTSPIVRANNSELSFLLLFSLTLCFLCPLTFIGPPSKWSCMLRHTAFGITFVLCMSCVLGKTIVVLMAFKATLPGSNVMKWFGPPQQRMTVVFFTFIQVLICTIWLVLSPPFPMKNLTTYKERIILECALGSAIGFWAVLGYIGLLAVFCFVLAVLARKLPDNFNEAKLITFSMLIFCAVWITFIPAYVSSPGKFTVAVEIFAILASSFGLILCIFAPKCFIILFKPEKNTKKHLMNKTQS; encoded by the exons ATGGATGGTGACTATGTTATTGGGGGTGTTTTCTCCATGCATGCCTACATGCATACAGTTAAGcacaactacaccaccatgcCTGAGCCACTAAGGTGCACAGGAAG CATTTTCTCCCGTGAACTGCGCTTTGCACGTGCAATGATTTTTGCCATCGAGGAGATTAACAACAGCACAGAGCTGCTTCCTGGCATCAAGCTCGGTTATCAGATCTATGACTCGTGTGCGTCAGTGCCTGTGGCTGTGCATGTGGCATTCCAGGTTTCAAGCAGCCTGGACACAGTGTTTTACCCCCGTGACAATTGCTCACACTCTGGTATGGTGATGGGTGTCGTTGCTGAGTCTGGGTCCACGCCATCCATCAGCATCTCCCGCATCATTGGGTCCTTTAACATTCCTCAA gtgAGCCACTTTGCCACTTGTGCATGTCTGTCAGATAAGCAGCAGTACCCAACTTTCTCCAGGACAATCCCTAGTGACCAGTTTCAGGCTGACGCTCTGGCCAAGTTGGTAAAACACTTTGGCTGGACATGGATAGGTGCTGTCAGGTCAGATTCAGACTATGGCAATAATGGCATGGTGTCTTTCCTGGACGCAGCACACAAAGAGGGAATCTGTGTGGAATACTCAGAATCTTTTTATCGGACCCACCCACGCAGCAGGATCCAGAGAGTGGCTGATGTTATCCGCAG GTCGACAGCAATGGTTGTTGTGGCATTTACAGCCTCTGGAGACCTGAAGATTCTGCTGGAGGAGCTGTCACTCAAGCCTTCTCCACCTCGACAGTGGATTGGCAGTGAGTCTTGGGTAACTGACCCAGACATGCAGAGGTTCAGCTTCTGTGCTGGAGCCATTGGATTTGCCATTGAGAAATCTGTCATCCCAGGTCTGAGAGACTTCCTGCTGGATCTCTCTCCCTCTAAAGTGGCTGCCTCTCCGGTGCTTACTGAGTTCTGGGAGGATACATTCAACTGCAGGCTGGGAAAAA GTGCAGCCACAGATAAAAGTGTATGTGATGGAAATGACGACATACAGACGATCCAAAGCCCGTACACTGACACATCTCAGCTCCGAATCACTAACATGGTGTACAAGGCTGTTTATGCAATAGCTCATGCCATTCATAATGCAGTGTGTCAGGAAACTAATTTTACAACTCAGTGTGACAAATTCACCAAGACAGAGCCCAAAGAG GTTCTCACACAGCTGAAGAAAGTTAATTTTTCCCAAAATGGTTATGATGTGTCATTTGATGCCAACGGGGATCCTGTGGCCAAATACGAGCTGGTTAACTGGCAAAAAAGTGAGAGTGGCAGCATTGAGTCGGTGACAGTAGGACACTATGATGCATCACTGCCAGCGGGCCGGGAGTTCAGTATCAACAGGAAGCTCACCTGGGTGGAAGGTGGCACACAA GTGCCTGTGTCAGTGTGCACTGACAGCTGTCCTCCAGGAACTCGTAAAGTGCTGCAGAAAGGAAAACCCATCTGCTGTTATGATTGTAAACCCTGTCCTGAAGGAGAGATAAGCAATGTTACAG ATTCCCCTGATTGTTTCCCTTGTCCAAAGGAGTTCTGGCCTAATGCAGTGAGAGACACTTGTCTCCCCAAGCCTGTAGAGTTTCTTTCCTTCAGCGAGGTCCTAGGAATCATCCTGGCTGCATTCTCAGTTGGTGGCGCCTGTCTTACCGTTATAACAACAACTGTATTCTATCATCACAGGACATCCCCCATTGTCAGGGCCAACAACTCTGAGCTGAGCTTCCTGCTGCTCTTTTCCCTGACTCTCTGTTTCTTATGTCCATTAACGTTCATTGGACCACCCTCCAAGTGGTCCTGCATGCTGCGCCACACAGCATTTGGGATCACCTTTGTCCTCTGTATGTCTTGTGTTCTCGGAAAAACAATTGTAGTGTTAATGGCCTTCAAAGCTACACTCCCAGGCAGTAATGTgatgaaatggtttggtcctCCACAGCAAAGAATGACTGTGGTATTCTTCACATTCATTCAAGTTTTAATATGTACTATATGGTTGGTTCTTAGTCCCCCTTTTCCAATGAAAAACCTCACCACATACAAAGAAAGAATTATTCTGGAGTGTGCATTAGGCTCAGCTATAGGGTTCTGGGCTGTGCTTGGATACATAGGCCTACTGGCTGTCTTTTGCTTTGTGTTAGCTGTCCTAGCCCGGAAACTACCTGATAATTTTAATGAAGCCAAACTTATCACCTTCAGCATGTTGATATTCTGTGCAGTCTGGATCACCTTTATCCCAGCATATGTCAGCTCTCCTGGGAAGTTTACTGTGGCTGTGGAGATATTTGCTATTCTGGCCTCCAGTTTTGGACTAATACTGTGTATATTTGCTCCAAAGTGTTTCATCATATTGTTTAAGCCAGAAAAGAACACCAAGAAACatttaatgaataaaactcAATCTTAA